In the Paenibacillus pabuli genome, one interval contains:
- a CDS encoding aldo/keto reductase, whose protein sequence is MHGEKMRTVQLPDGTALPAIGQGTWYMGVNRTARAQEVRALRNGIELGMTVIDTAEMYAEGGAEEVTGEAIADCRDDVFLVSKVYPHHADRKQMLTACENSLRRLGTDRLDLYLLHWRGNVPLEETVQALEELKQAGKIMRWGVSNLDTEDMQELWDVPAGQHCAVNQVLYHAASRGIETDLLPWLREKHVPVMAYCPLAQGGRLRTELLEHPVIRDIAAEHGVSTSQIALSWVIRDGDVLAIPKAVQLSHVAENAAAMDMVLTSEEVERLNEAFPAPEGKVPLDVV, encoded by the coding sequence ATACACGGAGAGAAGATGCGTACAGTTCAGCTCCCTGACGGTACGGCGCTGCCTGCAATAGGACAAGGTACATGGTACATGGGAGTAAACCGTACAGCTCGTGCACAAGAGGTACGAGCATTGCGTAACGGGATTGAACTTGGCATGACGGTGATTGATACGGCAGAGATGTATGCTGAAGGCGGGGCGGAAGAAGTCACCGGAGAAGCGATAGCGGACTGCCGGGATGATGTTTTTCTGGTCTCCAAGGTCTATCCGCACCATGCAGATCGCAAGCAGATGCTTACCGCCTGTGAGAACAGTCTCCGGCGTCTGGGGACAGACCGGTTGGATCTATATTTGCTGCATTGGCGTGGAAACGTACCGCTGGAAGAAACGGTTCAAGCGTTGGAAGAGCTGAAACAAGCGGGTAAAATCATGCGTTGGGGCGTATCCAATCTGGACACAGAGGATATGCAGGAGTTATGGGACGTTCCAGCTGGCCAGCATTGCGCCGTGAATCAGGTATTGTATCATGCGGCTTCGCGCGGCATTGAGACGGATCTGCTGCCCTGGCTCCGGGAAAAGCATGTTCCCGTAATGGCGTACTGCCCGCTCGCTCAGGGAGGCAGGCTGCGTACCGAGCTGCTGGAGCATCCGGTCATTCGCGACATTGCTGCAGAACATGGAGTGAGCACATCACAGATCGCATTGTCCTGGGTTATCCGGGATGGGGATGTGCTTGCGATTCCCAAAGCTGTACAGTTGTCTCATGTGGCAGAGAATGCCGCAGCGATGGATATGGTTTTAACAAGCGAAGAAGTGGAACGGTTGAATGAAGCATTCCC
- a CDS encoding STM3941 family protein has protein sequence MSTSYDQQHVEYPSRKRMGWLALGAALFVAAGFFLMFSDSSNTGDSVISAVVGLVSVLFFGLCLGYSLVKIMKKEPSFVVNEQGFVDSSSYTSGGFIPWRDVENIFMYELMGQPMIGVKLWDEQAFLDRQTGVKRKQMTVNTQMVDATVSIAQSSLSLPLEQLYMMMVGRWKRASEAYKPGQDDNS, from the coding sequence TTGTCGACATCCTATGACCAACAGCATGTGGAATATCCGAGCCGTAAACGAATGGGATGGCTTGCGTTAGGAGCTGCGCTTTTTGTGGCGGCCGGATTTTTTTTGATGTTCAGTGATTCTTCCAATACAGGGGATTCCGTAATTTCCGCGGTGGTGGGTCTGGTCTCCGTCCTGTTTTTTGGACTTTGTCTCGGATACAGCCTGGTGAAGATCATGAAGAAGGAACCTTCCTTTGTCGTCAATGAGCAAGGATTCGTGGACTCCTCCTCGTATACGTCGGGAGGCTTCATCCCGTGGAGAGATGTAGAGAACATTTTTATGTATGAGTTGATGGGGCAGCCCATGATCGGGGTTAAACTATGGGATGAGCAAGCCTTCCTGGATCGTCAGACTGGAGTGAAACGCAAGCAGATGACCGTGAATACACAGATGGTGGATGCTACGGTGAGTATTGCCCAGAGCAGTCTGTCGCTGCCGCTGGAACAGCTGTATATGATGATGGTTGGACGGTGGAAGCGGGCGAGTGAAGCCTACAAGCCGGGCCAAGACGACAATTCATAA
- a CDS encoding S9 family peptidase yields MNSLRGITSEDLFEITWVNDPTPSPGGGQLVYVSRKTNDKRDSYSSHLRLLNLESQKDRAFTSGDKDHSPSWSPDGSQLAFLREHEGKTQVWIIAADGGEARQVSQLKHGASSLIWSPDCQALLVKSSVDMHSEAEDESNSDNKLPQELVVDRIRMKSDGGGLWNGRRTHLFRISVDGGEATPVTSGHFDVGDYAWSPDGAAIAWIAQLPEAGEEHNDYALTNHVYRAKPDGSDIQQLTPEGFTFSRLAYAPDGQSLALLASDRSYGNATLVKLYTLPISGGQPLCLTRDWDVQMNHSIVGDMRAHLTTTGPIFTRDGSSILCLATVHGSVRIARVALDGSQAEYVLPAEKEFYQFAELENGDIVAAAADTQSPGDLFWYPNPDDHGAESIQLTRSNPQLQGEIRLSVPETFWFDTSDGLQLQGWIMKPIGMVDGVKIPTILEIHGGPHMMYGFTFMHEFQMLAAQGYAVVYTNPRGGLGYGQQFVNACRGDYGGGDYRDLMETVDYALSTYEFIDESRLGVTGGSYGGFMTNWIVGHTDRFKAAVTQRSISNWLSFYGVSDIGYFFTEDQIGGNAWEDTELLWKHSPLAYVGNINTPLLILHGEQDLRCPIEQAEQLYIALKRRRQTTRLVRFPGANHELSRGGHPHLRVRRLEHIAGWFNEHL; encoded by the coding sequence ATGAACAGTCTGCGTGGCATCACATCGGAAGATCTTTTTGAGATTACATGGGTGAATGATCCAACCCCGTCTCCTGGAGGCGGACAGCTGGTATATGTAAGCCGGAAGACGAACGACAAACGGGACAGTTATTCTTCTCACCTGAGACTTCTGAATCTGGAGAGTCAGAAGGACCGGGCATTTACCTCCGGTGACAAGGATCACTCGCCCTCCTGGTCGCCGGACGGGTCACAGCTTGCCTTTTTACGGGAGCATGAGGGAAAAACACAAGTCTGGATCATTGCCGCAGATGGCGGAGAAGCACGACAAGTCAGCCAGTTGAAGCATGGAGCAAGCTCCCTCATCTGGTCTCCGGATTGCCAGGCGTTACTTGTGAAATCCTCTGTCGATATGCACAGTGAAGCTGAAGACGAATCCAATTCAGACAACAAACTGCCGCAAGAACTTGTTGTTGACCGAATTCGTATGAAATCGGACGGCGGAGGATTATGGAATGGCAGACGCACTCACCTCTTCCGCATCTCGGTTGACGGCGGTGAAGCCACTCCAGTTACCTCTGGTCATTTCGACGTCGGTGATTATGCATGGTCACCTGACGGAGCGGCCATTGCCTGGATTGCCCAGCTGCCGGAAGCAGGCGAGGAGCATAACGATTATGCACTGACCAATCATGTGTACCGCGCAAAACCAGATGGGTCTGACATACAGCAGCTGACTCCGGAAGGGTTCACCTTCAGCCGATTGGCTTATGCACCGGATGGACAATCTCTCGCCCTGCTTGCCAGTGATCGCTCTTACGGAAATGCCACTCTGGTGAAGCTCTATACACTCCCGATCTCGGGCGGTCAACCTCTGTGCCTGACCCGTGACTGGGACGTACAGATGAATCATAGTATCGTTGGAGATATGCGTGCCCACCTGACAACAACGGGGCCAATATTTACTCGTGACGGCTCTTCCATTCTCTGTCTGGCAACCGTTCATGGCAGCGTCCGAATCGCACGCGTTGCGCTGGATGGCAGTCAAGCGGAGTATGTATTGCCTGCGGAGAAAGAGTTTTATCAGTTTGCGGAACTGGAGAATGGTGACATTGTAGCGGCCGCTGCTGACACGCAAAGCCCAGGAGATCTCTTTTGGTATCCCAATCCGGATGATCACGGAGCCGAGTCCATCCAGCTGACTCGCAGCAATCCCCAGCTGCAGGGAGAAATCCGGCTCAGCGTACCGGAAACGTTCTGGTTTGATACCTCGGATGGGCTTCAGCTGCAGGGATGGATCATGAAACCAATCGGCATGGTAGACGGTGTCAAAATCCCAACCATTCTTGAGATTCATGGCGGTCCTCACATGATGTATGGCTTTACCTTTATGCATGAATTCCAGATGCTTGCTGCGCAGGGCTATGCCGTCGTATATACCAACCCGCGTGGTGGATTGGGTTATGGACAACAATTCGTGAATGCCTGTCGTGGTGACTATGGCGGTGGCGATTACCGCGACCTTATGGAGACCGTTGATTATGCCTTGTCCACCTATGAGTTCATTGATGAAAGCCGCTTGGGCGTCACCGGAGGCAGTTATGGGGGCTTCATGACCAACTGGATTGTTGGACATACAGACCGGTTCAAGGCAGCCGTCACGCAGCGATCTATCTCCAACTGGCTCTCTTTTTACGGTGTCAGCGACATTGGATATTTTTTCACCGAAGATCAGATTGGCGGCAATGCATGGGAGGATACGGAACTGTTATGGAAGCACTCCCCTCTGGCTTATGTAGGGAATATAAACACGCCCCTGCTGATCCTGCATGGTGAACAGGACCTTCGTTGTCCAATTGAACAAGCTGAGCAATTGTATATTGCCCTGAAGCGACGCAGACAAACGACCCGCCTCGTTCGTTTCCCTGGGGCTAATCATGAACTTTCCAGAGGCGGTCACCCGCATCTGAGAGTGAGACGACTTGAGCACATTGCCGGATGGTTCAACGAGCACTTATAA
- a CDS encoding MalY/PatB family protein, giving the protein MMKKNTFDEPINRLSTGSEKWDALEEIFGVADALPMWVADMDFAAPPSVIEALQARMEHGIFGYTMRTDAYHEALRGWMERRHNWNINDDWVVFTPGIVPALSIAVQRFTAPGDAVVIQTPVYAPFYEVVRGQDRELMTNPLRFEDGRYSMDLDHLESCLQTGRVKMLILCSPHNPVGRVWSRDELEGLAALCVQYNVLVVSDEIHADLVHQRGTHTPLSQISEAIADLSIICTAPSKTFNIPGLCTSNIIIPNASLRASFAQGVKTMGLASISTLGAIAAEAAYNGAEQWLDDCLAYIRGNMEYVQEYAAKHMPDVGIDLPEATYLLWMDFSKLGVPQEELVRLLLNEAGLAFNDGTAFGPEGTGYMRMNVACPRSTVEEAMRRLSLMVNQLNKQN; this is encoded by the coding sequence ATGATGAAGAAAAACACATTTGATGAGCCGATTAATCGTCTCTCTACCGGTTCGGAAAAATGGGACGCACTTGAGGAAATCTTTGGCGTGGCGGATGCGCTCCCTATGTGGGTGGCTGATATGGACTTTGCCGCACCACCATCCGTTATCGAGGCATTGCAGGCACGGATGGAACATGGCATTTTCGGTTACACCATGCGTACGGATGCATATCACGAAGCACTAAGAGGATGGATGGAACGACGCCACAACTGGAACATCAACGATGATTGGGTTGTGTTTACACCTGGGATCGTTCCAGCCCTAAGCATTGCCGTTCAACGTTTTACGGCACCGGGTGATGCTGTTGTGATTCAAACTCCAGTTTACGCCCCCTTCTACGAAGTGGTACGTGGCCAGGACAGAGAATTGATGACCAATCCCCTCCGTTTCGAAGACGGACGCTATTCCATGGATCTGGATCATCTGGAATCCTGCCTGCAGACAGGCCGGGTGAAGATGCTCATCCTCTGCAGCCCTCATAATCCTGTTGGACGTGTATGGTCTCGGGATGAGCTTGAAGGCCTTGCTGCCCTGTGCGTGCAATATAATGTACTTGTGGTGTCGGATGAAATTCATGCCGATCTTGTACACCAACGCGGCACGCATACTCCGCTGTCCCAGATCTCGGAGGCCATCGCTGACCTAAGTATCATCTGCACGGCACCAAGCAAAACATTCAATATTCCCGGCCTATGCACCTCCAATATCATCATTCCGAACGCCTCCTTGCGTGCATCCTTTGCCCAGGGCGTCAAAACGATGGGCCTCGCCAGCATCAGCACACTGGGCGCCATTGCAGCCGAGGCTGCTTACAACGGAGCCGAACAATGGCTGGACGACTGCCTTGCCTATATTCGGGGAAACATGGAATACGTTCAGGAGTATGCGGCGAAGCACATGCCTGATGTAGGCATAGATTTGCCTGAAGCGACTTATCTGCTCTGGATGGACTTCAGCAAGCTGGGTGTTCCCCAGGAAGAACTTGTACGGCTGCTCCTGAACGAAGCAGGTCTTGCCTTTAACGACGGTACCGCATTCGGACCGGAAGGCACGGGATACATGCGGATGAATGTCGCCTGTCCACGGTCCACCGTTGAAGAAGCCATGCGCAGATTATCCCTGATGGTGAATCAATTGAACAAACAAAACTAA
- a CDS encoding ABC transporter ATP-binding protein produces MPLEARNVSYGYDKNHWIFRDMNLKLEQGEVVGLWGPSGSGKTSLGRILAGYAEPMAGEVLMDGKPLPRAGVCPVQLVFQHPEKAVNPRWRMRRVLHEAEMAEHPILNALGIQPEWLDRRPDELSGGELQRFCVARALGKETRYLIADEMTTMLDAITQAQIWHTVMTTARQRNLGLLVISHDLDLLNRLSDRIIPMPVT; encoded by the coding sequence ATGCCACTTGAAGCACGGAATGTCAGCTATGGATACGACAAAAACCATTGGATATTTCGGGATATGAACCTGAAGCTGGAGCAGGGAGAAGTTGTAGGATTGTGGGGACCCAGTGGATCTGGCAAAACGAGCCTGGGACGCATCCTGGCAGGGTATGCAGAACCAATGGCAGGAGAAGTGCTGATGGACGGGAAGCCGCTTCCCCGAGCTGGAGTCTGTCCGGTTCAACTTGTATTTCAGCACCCGGAAAAAGCAGTCAACCCACGCTGGCGAATGCGACGTGTGTTACATGAAGCCGAGATGGCGGAACATCCCATTCTGAATGCTCTCGGCATTCAGCCTGAGTGGCTGGATCGCAGACCGGATGAATTGTCTGGTGGAGAGCTGCAGCGCTTCTGCGTGGCCCGCGCACTGGGCAAGGAAACACGTTACCTGATTGCGGATGAGATGACAACGATGCTGGATGCCATCACGCAAGCCCAGATCTGGCATACCGTAATGACAACGGCGCGACAGCGTAATTTGGGGCTGCTTGTGATCAGTCATGACCTGGACCTGCTGAATAGACTCAGTGACCGAATCATTCCCATGCCTGTAACCTAG
- a CDS encoding ABC transporter ATP-binding protein, with amino-acid sequence MALLEVKGVSVSFRRARGWFAHEESEVIQDLDLTVNEGEIVAVVGASGSGKSVLAQAIMGILPASARLEGQICYAEEPLTRERQLRLRGDELVYIPQSVTHLDPLLKVGKQVQPVHRKSGERRESSRLQMHKAERELTDRYQLPKGTSKKYPYELSGGMARRVLMATATSGEPKLIIADEPTPGIHPEVLADTMKQFRDMADRGAGILWITHDIASALTAADRIAVFYAGSCVEIAQVADFTNTGDGLRHPYTRALWNALPQNGFQPIPGSQPLANQRRGSGCPFAPRCTAATPACTDQHPELRKLRGGEVRCIHAT; translated from the coding sequence ATGGCTCTTCTTGAAGTAAAAGGGGTCTCCGTTTCATTTAGACGAGCTCGTGGCTGGTTTGCACATGAGGAGAGCGAGGTCATTCAGGATCTGGATCTGACCGTGAACGAAGGCGAGATTGTAGCTGTCGTAGGTGCAAGTGGATCGGGCAAAAGCGTGCTGGCACAAGCGATTATGGGCATCCTTCCTGCCAGTGCCAGGCTTGAGGGACAGATCTGTTATGCTGAAGAACCGCTGACGAGAGAGCGGCAGCTTCGTCTGCGCGGAGATGAACTGGTGTACATCCCTCAATCGGTTACTCACCTGGACCCGCTGCTCAAGGTAGGTAAGCAGGTTCAGCCAGTTCACCGGAAGTCGGGTGAGCGCCGGGAATCCTCCAGGTTACAGATGCATAAGGCTGAGAGGGAACTTACGGATCGCTATCAATTGCCCAAGGGAACCAGCAAGAAGTATCCATATGAGCTCTCCGGAGGCATGGCACGGCGGGTACTCATGGCAACGGCGACTTCCGGTGAGCCCAAGCTGATTATTGCAGATGAGCCGACACCGGGAATCCATCCCGAAGTGCTGGCAGACACAATGAAGCAATTCCGGGACATGGCTGACCGGGGGGCAGGCATCCTGTGGATTACCCATGACATTGCCTCGGCACTGACTGCAGCAGATCGTATCGCTGTATTCTATGCCGGTTCCTGTGTGGAGATCGCACAGGTCGCGGATTTTACGAACACAGGAGATGGATTGAGACATCCTTATACACGTGCACTGTGGAATGCTTTACCGCAAAATGGCTTCCAGCCCATCCCGGGCTCTCAGCCACTAGCGAATCAGCGGAGGGGAAGCGGTTGCCCGTTTGCACCCCGCTGTACTGCTGCGACCCCTGCGTGTACAGATCAACATCCTGAATTGAGGAAGCTGCGAGGCGGAGAAGTGAGGTGCATTCATGCCACTTGA
- a CDS encoding ABC transporter permease, which yields MKQEMEQSSRPIRTVPRLRSGRSEETEKRNHGNPWRRQAGLSSGRSRFEKQRSYANPRKRALIWGSLALGWIVIVWLAGFVLPAESTLTSLRDRNLAPVWVHPFGTDWLGRDMFMRTLKGLTTSIQVGLLAACGGGIVALVLGLIAASGKLADRVVSWLIDLFLSVPHLVSLVMLAFVFGGGLPGVATAIALTHWPNLARIVRAEMIQLKSAEFIHISRRLGQSRFRIAVQHMLPHLVPQLFVGTLLIFPHAILHEAAITFLGLGLSPQQPAIGIILSESMRYLSAGMWWLAFFPGLALLLVVRAFDVLGNSLKVLTGTGSSREGG from the coding sequence ATGAAGCAGGAAATGGAGCAGTCCTCCAGACCCATTCGTACTGTGCCGCGGCTGCGGTCAGGGAGATCTGAAGAAACGGAGAAGCGGAATCACGGTAACCCGTGGAGGCGTCAAGCTGGATTATCTTCTGGGCGTTCTCGTTTCGAGAAGCAGCGGAGCTATGCCAACCCGCGCAAACGAGCCCTGATCTGGGGGAGTTTGGCGCTCGGCTGGATTGTTATCGTATGGCTGGCTGGGTTCGTACTCCCCGCAGAATCCACGCTAACTTCGTTGAGAGACCGGAATTTGGCCCCGGTATGGGTACATCCCTTCGGCACGGACTGGTTGGGACGGGACATGTTCATGCGTACGCTGAAGGGATTGACGACCAGCATTCAGGTTGGTTTGCTTGCCGCGTGCGGAGGAGGGATCGTGGCGCTAGTGCTGGGATTGATCGCTGCTTCAGGCAAGCTTGCCGACAGGGTGGTTTCATGGCTAATCGATCTGTTCCTGAGTGTGCCTCATCTGGTGTCGCTCGTGATGCTGGCCTTTGTCTTCGGTGGAGGCCTGCCTGGTGTGGCGACTGCCATCGCCCTGACTCACTGGCCGAATCTGGCCCGGATTGTTCGTGCGGAGATGATTCAGCTGAAATCGGCAGAATTTATTCATATTTCCCGCAGGCTGGGCCAATCCCGGTTTCGGATTGCTGTACAGCACATGCTTCCTCACTTGGTTCCACAGTTGTTCGTGGGTACATTGCTGATCTTCCCTCATGCCATTCTGCATGAAGCTGCAATTACATTTCTGGGGCTTGGGCTGTCGCCGCAGCAACCGGCCATTGGGATTATTTTGTCAGAGTCGATGAGATATCTGTCCGCAGGCATGTGGTGGCTTGCTTTTTTCCCGGGGCTGGCGCTGTTATTGGTCGTTCGTGCCTTTGATGTGCTCGGGAACAGTTTGAAAGTGTTGACAGGGACAGGTAGTTCAAGGGAGGGAGGATAA
- a CDS encoding ABC transporter permease, whose translation MTGILEWGRFVGVKLLRLLSLLAGVSVVAFILMQFSPVDPIEAYIGGDMIRVSAEQRSLIEERWGLNDPPAQRLFNWGQALLQGDLGTSMIYRQPVADIIQERFLNSVALMAVAWILSGLIGFSLGVVAAMKRESLLDRLICWYCYTLASTPVFWMALLLLMLFGVWLGWLPVGLGVPAGMAADQVTWTDRAIHMVLPALTLSLTGVAAIALHTRQKLLDVLDSDYILFARARGERGVQLFRRHGFRHVVLPALTLQFASFSELFGGAVLAEQVFSYPGLGQATVQAGLRGDVPLLLGLVLCSTIFVFTGNLLADILYRFIDPRMKEELLT comes from the coding sequence ATGACAGGCATTCTTGAATGGGGAAGGTTTGTTGGAGTGAAGCTGCTGCGACTCCTATCGCTGTTGGCAGGAGTCAGCGTGGTGGCTTTTATATTGATGCAGTTCTCGCCTGTGGACCCGATTGAGGCCTACATCGGGGGAGACATGATCAGAGTGAGCGCCGAGCAGCGAAGTCTTATTGAAGAACGGTGGGGATTGAATGACCCGCCTGCCCAGCGTCTATTCAACTGGGGACAGGCGCTGCTCCAGGGTGATCTGGGAACGTCGATGATCTACAGGCAGCCGGTTGCGGATATCATTCAGGAACGATTCCTGAATTCTGTTGCGCTTATGGCGGTGGCATGGATTTTATCCGGACTGATTGGCTTCAGTCTGGGTGTAGTCGCAGCAATGAAACGGGAATCCTTGCTGGATCGCTTGATCTGTTGGTATTGCTATACGCTGGCTTCCACTCCGGTATTCTGGATGGCCTTGCTGCTGCTCATGCTGTTCGGCGTGTGGCTGGGCTGGCTTCCAGTTGGCCTGGGGGTTCCCGCAGGGATGGCAGCCGATCAGGTCACATGGACAGATCGAGCCATACATATGGTTCTTCCTGCATTAACCCTGAGTCTGACCGGTGTGGCAGCCATTGCCCTGCATACCCGCCAGAAGCTGCTGGATGTGCTGGATTCGGACTATATACTCTTCGCCAGAGCTAGGGGCGAACGAGGCGTGCAGCTGTTCCGCAGGCATGGGTTCAGACATGTCGTGCTGCCTGCGTTAACGCTGCAGTTTGCTTCATTTAGTGAACTGTTTGGAGGAGCTGTTCTTGCAGAACAGGTATTTTCTTATCCTGGCCTGGGACAGGCCACCGTTCAGGCTGGACTGCGAGGGGATGTGCCGCTGCTGCTCGGACTTGTACTGTGCAGTACGATCTTTGTTTTTACCGGCAATCTGCTGGCAGACATTCTCTATCGGTTCATTGATCCGCGGATGAAGGAGGAACTGTTAACATGA
- a CDS encoding ABC transporter substrate-binding protein → MHGISWRKRSSQAGLSLLLLCAVGLAGCTQGASSVQESQALAASHPRDELVLAVGTEPEGGFDPTTGWGQYGSPLFQSTLLKRDAKLHLVNDLATDHSVSEDGLTWTISLRDDVKFSDGEPLTAEDVKFTFETAASSGSVIDLTNMAEVQAPDSTTVVFTLKSPQSTFISILTTLGIVPEHAYGSDYAEHPVGSGPYKLVQWDKGQQAIVEANEQYYGQKSAFRKLTFLYLDEDAAFAAAQAGSVDIAAIPAAFSKQEVSGMTLESVKTVDNRGIMFPMQPAGGTSADGFPAGNDVTSDLAIRQAVNVAIDRNALVEGVLEGHGRPAYSVSDDLPWGNPEAVFADADVQEAQRILTAGGWTDTDGDGVVEKNGMDAEFNLLYFAGDLTRQSIALAAADMAAQAGIKINVEGKSREETKKQAYANAVLFGWGSHDPLETYNLYSSTHKGEGYYNVGLYSNPAVDSWMQQALQATSEGEALPFWQKAEWDGTTGFSYQGDAPWAWLVNIDHLYLVKDGLNIGEQQIHPHGHGWPVTSNLEEWSWDDNSK, encoded by the coding sequence ATGCACGGAATTTCATGGAGAAAACGTTCAAGTCAGGCAGGGCTTAGTCTTTTGCTGTTGTGTGCAGTTGGACTCGCAGGATGTACGCAAGGTGCTTCATCGGTTCAAGAGAGCCAGGCACTTGCAGCTTCTCACCCGAGGGATGAGCTGGTGCTTGCGGTAGGGACAGAGCCGGAAGGCGGGTTTGATCCGACAACAGGCTGGGGGCAGTACGGCTCGCCGCTTTTCCAGAGTACTCTACTGAAAAGAGATGCCAAGCTGCATCTGGTCAATGACCTGGCAACGGACCATTCCGTTAGTGAAGACGGGCTCACATGGACCATTTCCCTGCGGGATGACGTGAAGTTCTCGGATGGTGAACCGCTGACGGCGGAAGATGTTAAGTTCACATTTGAAACAGCGGCCAGCAGCGGATCGGTTATCGATTTGACGAATATGGCCGAAGTGCAGGCTCCCGATTCAACAACGGTCGTGTTTACATTGAAGTCTCCGCAGTCCACGTTTATCAGTATCCTGACTACACTTGGAATTGTGCCTGAACATGCCTATGGCTCCGATTATGCTGAGCATCCTGTCGGCTCCGGTCCGTACAAGCTGGTGCAGTGGGATAAGGGACAACAGGCGATTGTAGAAGCAAACGAGCAATACTACGGTCAAAAGTCTGCATTCCGCAAACTGACATTTCTCTACCTGGACGAGGATGCAGCCTTTGCGGCAGCCCAAGCGGGATCAGTTGACATTGCAGCCATTCCCGCCGCATTCAGCAAGCAGGAGGTAAGCGGCATGACGCTGGAATCGGTCAAAACCGTGGATAACCGGGGAATCATGTTCCCAATGCAGCCTGCGGGCGGTACTTCCGCTGATGGTTTCCCTGCTGGGAACGATGTGACGTCCGACCTTGCTATCCGCCAAGCGGTGAACGTAGCCATTGACCGTAATGCATTGGTTGAAGGCGTGCTGGAGGGTCATGGTCGTCCTGCCTATTCGGTCAGTGATGATCTGCCTTGGGGCAATCCGGAGGCTGTATTCGCAGATGCGGATGTTCAAGAAGCGCAGCGGATACTGACGGCTGGCGGCTGGACAGATACAGACGGTGATGGCGTGGTGGAGAAAAACGGTATGGACGCCGAGTTCAACCTGCTCTATTTTGCAGGAGATCTGACCAGACAATCCATTGCCCTTGCTGCAGCGGATATGGCCGCCCAGGCTGGCATCAAAATCAATGTGGAAGGCAAGAGCCGTGAAGAGACGAAAAAGCAGGCTTACGCCAATGCCGTGTTATTCGGATGGGGAAGTCATGACCCGCTGGAAACCTACAATCTGTACAGCAGCACGCACAAGGGGGAGGGATACTACAATGTGGGGCTGTATTCCAACCCGGCGGTGGATAGCTGGATGCAGCAGGCTCTCCAAGCTACGAGTGAAGGGGAAGCCCTTCCGTTCTGGCAGAAGGCAGAGTGGGACGGGACGACGGGATTCAGTTATCAGGGCGACGCCCCTTGGGCATGGCTGGTCAATATTGATCACCTGTATCTGGTGAAGGATGGCTTGAACATTGGTGAACAACAGATTCACCCACATGGACATGGCTGGCCGGTGACATCCAATCTGGAGGAATGGTCCTGGGATGATAACTCGAAGTAG
- a CDS encoding leucine-rich repeat domain-containing protein, protein MPNQFVKSLIVLCLMILVIPTTTILAASVVKDPVLAQVIRADLKLSGKKELKASHLKKLKSLYSMDGKSKISSLQGLEYAVNVVELVLPGHKIKNIKPISKLTKINLLALDGNQITDLSPLSGLRNLESLLISDNQIRSLEPLKNLRHLTSLLASGNQVSDLRPLQKTNLEWIIMDHNRIQDLTPLKNHPTLQYLYLQDNLIQDIAVLETIPHLTEVYLGNNPLNEHAEQVVKNLEKNGVIVSLEINEADES, encoded by the coding sequence ATGCCTAATCAATTCGTAAAAAGTCTAATCGTATTGTGTTTGATGATTTTAGTAATACCAACCACAACCATTTTGGCAGCTTCAGTCGTTAAGGATCCAGTGTTGGCACAAGTCATTCGAGCAGATCTGAAGCTATCGGGTAAAAAAGAACTGAAAGCAAGCCATCTAAAAAAATTAAAATCCTTGTATTCAATGGATGGAAAAAGTAAGATTTCAAGTCTGCAAGGACTTGAATATGCAGTTAACGTAGTGGAATTAGTCCTACCCGGCCATAAAATCAAAAATATAAAACCAATTTCCAAGCTGACAAAAATAAACCTATTGGCTTTAGACGGAAATCAAATTACAGATCTATCTCCACTTTCAGGATTACGCAATTTGGAAAGTTTATTGATTAGCGATAACCAAATAAGAAGTCTAGAACCTTTGAAAAATTTACGCCATCTTACAAGTTTGCTTGCCAGCGGGAATCAGGTATCGGACTTAAGGCCCCTTCAGAAGACGAATCTTGAATGGATCATTATGGACCATAATCGGATTCAGGATTTGACACCATTAAAGAACCATCCAACTTTACAATATCTTTATCTGCAAGATAACCTCATTCAGGATATTGCTGTGCTTGAAACGATTCCTCATTTAACCGAGGTATATCTAGGCAATAACCCGCTGAATGAGCATGCGGAGCAGGTCGTAAAAAATTTAGAGAAGAACGGAGTCATTGTAAGCCTGGAGATCAATGAAGCAGATGAATCTTAA